Proteins encoded within one genomic window of Nitrospirota bacterium:
- the accB gene encoding acetyl-CoA carboxylase biotin carboxyl carrier protein, whose product MELEDLKEIIELLKETDITELQVEKDGTKVKIKREKYLQSIEIPAHRPSVVTAQETQVREAVAEEPEQRLITVTSPIVGTFYRSPSPEAASFIEIGQKVKKGQVLCLIEAMKLMNEIECEADGTVVKALVENGQAVEYGEPLFLVEPA is encoded by the coding sequence ATGGAACTTGAGGATCTTAAAGAGATCATCGAACTGCTCAAGGAAACAGATATTACCGAACTTCAGGTAGAGAAGGACGGCACGAAGGTGAAAATCAAGCGCGAGAAATATCTCCAGTCCATAGAGATCCCAGCCCACAGGCCGTCTGTGGTTACGGCACAGGAGACACAGGTGAGAGAGGCCGTGGCAGAAGAGCCTGAACAGAGGCTGATCACCGTCACCTCTCCTATCGTCGGCACGTTCTACCGTTCGCCATCGCCTGAGGCTGCGAGCTTTATCGAGATCGGCCAGAAGGTGAAAAAGGGACAGGTCCTCTGTCTTATCGAGGCCATGAAACTGATGAACGAGATCGAGTGCGAGGCTGACGGCACGGTCGTGAAGGCCCTCGTGGAAAATGGACAGGCCGTTGAATACGGCGAGCCGCTCTTCCTTGTCGAGCCTGCATGA
- the efp gene encoding elongation factor P, whose protein sequence is MIATSDFRKGAKIEYKGEPYEIIDFQHVKMGRGGANVKTKMKNLKTGGVIEETIRSGEKFPPAGLEEKKMQYLYAQGDDYIFMDQETYEQLPLSSLQLGDTKLFLKENMEVRVLYYKGEPLNVELPTFAELVIAKTDPAGFKGDTSSGGGKPATLETGAVVRVPFHLSEGDTIKVDTRTSEYIERVR, encoded by the coding sequence TTGATAGCAACGAGTGATTTCAGAAAAGGCGCAAAGATAGAATATAAGGGTGAACCTTACGAGATCATCGATTTCCAGCACGTGAAGATGGGAAGGGGTGGCGCTAACGTCAAGACTAAGATGAAGAACCTCAAGACCGGAGGCGTTATCGAAGAGACGATCAGATCCGGCGAAAAATTTCCTCCCGCAGGACTCGAAGAGAAGAAGATGCAGTACCTCTATGCACAGGGTGACGACTATATCTTTATGGACCAGGAAACATACGAGCAGCTTCCGCTGAGTTCATTACAGTTGGGCGATACAAAGCTGTTTCTCAAGGAAAATATGGAGGTAAGGGTCCTCTACTATAAGGGAGAGCCCCTCAATGTAGAACTGCCGACCTTTGCTGAACTGGTCATTGCAAAGACCGACCCTGCGGGGTTCAAGGGTGATACCTCATCAGGGGGCGGAAAGCCTGCAACGCTCGAGACCGGTGCGGTCGTGAGGGTGCCGTTTCATCTCAGTGAAGGAGACACGATCAAGGTCGATACCAGGACGTCTGAATACATAGAAAGGGTACGATAA
- a CDS encoding aminopeptidase P family protein produces the protein MKQIIAITESLASKGISGMLVSNIRNIRYLTGFTGSSACLLISRKERIFFTDSRYEEQSKREVRGFDIIIEHEERPKQILEKAKSAGIRTLGFESTVSYAFYKSLLRKGFKVRSVTNLIEEMRRIKSRLELKMIGKAVERAEKAFLAVKPYVKPGFSERHLALRLEAGLKNQGCAVIPFDIIVAAGKNSAMPHARPTDNRIKQGDFIMFDWAGEAEGYFSDMTRTFLLKGGRDLARKIDVYSTVLSANQGAIASVREGLIARTVDKTARDVIKKAGYGDYFGHGTGHGVGLDVHELPRISRFGRETIRAGMVFTVEPGIYLPGIGGVRIEDMVHADKQGCTTLTSLPRKLEIL, from the coding sequence ATGAAGCAGATCATTGCGATTACCGAATCCCTTGCTTCCAAAGGGATCAGCGGCATGCTTGTTTCCAATATCAGGAATATCCGCTATCTTACCGGGTTTACCGGTTCATCCGCCTGTCTGCTCATATCAAGGAAAGAGCGCATCTTTTTTACCGACTCCCGGTATGAAGAGCAGTCAAAAAGAGAGGTGCGGGGTTTTGATATTATTATCGAGCACGAGGAACGGCCGAAGCAGATCCTCGAGAAGGCAAAGTCAGCCGGCATCAGAACACTCGGTTTTGAATCGACCGTATCTTATGCGTTTTACAAGTCTCTTCTCAGGAAGGGATTCAAGGTCAGGAGCGTCACGAACCTGATCGAGGAGATGAGAAGGATAAAGAGCCGGCTTGAGCTCAAGATGATCGGCAAGGCAGTTGAGCGGGCAGAGAAGGCCTTTCTTGCGGTGAAGCCCTATGTCAAGCCCGGGTTTTCGGAACGGCATCTTGCGCTGCGTCTGGAAGCAGGGCTGAAGAATCAGGGCTGTGCCGTGATCCCCTTTGACATTATTGTTGCCGCAGGGAAGAACTCGGCAATGCCACATGCCCGGCCCACAGACAACAGGATTAAGCAGGGCGACTTCATCATGTTTGACTGGGCTGGTGAAGCAGAGGGATATTTCTCAGACATGACCAGGACCTTTCTTTTGAAAGGCGGCAGGGACCTTGCGCGAAAGATCGACGTCTATAGCACGGTTTTGAGCGCAAATCAGGGGGCGATCGCCTCTGTACGGGAAGGGCTCATTGCCCGCACGGTTGACAAGACAGCAAGAGATGTTATAAAAAAGGCAGGGTACGGCGACTACTTTGGTCATGGTACCGGCCACGGGGTGGGCCTTGATGTCCATGAACTGCCTCGCATATCGCGCTTTGGAAGAGAAACGATCAGGGCAGGCATGGTATTTACCGTAGAGCCGGGGATCTATCTTCCGGGAATCGGGGGTGTCAGGATCGAAGATATGGTCCATGCAGACAAGCAGGGATGCACGACCCTGACATCACTTCCCAGGAAACTCGAAATACTCTAA
- the aroQ gene encoding type II 3-dehydroquinate dehydratase: MKILVIHGPNLNLLGKREPDVYGNTTLDDINQQITELSKELGIEAETFQSNSEGEIVDAIQKRTYDLLIINPAAYTHTSVAIRDAISAVGRPAIEVHISNIHKREDFRRTSYVAGVATGQISGLGVEGYLLAVRASRKILNG, encoded by the coding sequence ATGAAAATCCTTGTCATACACGGCCCGAATCTGAATCTCCTCGGCAAAAGAGAGCCGGATGTCTACGGCAACACCACCCTTGATGATATCAATCAGCAGATAACCGAACTGTCAAAGGAACTCGGCATTGAAGCGGAAACCTTTCAGTCAAACAGCGAGGGTGAAATTGTTGATGCCATACAGAAGAGGACCTATGATCTGCTGATCATCAATCCTGCCGCGTACACGCATACGAGTGTTGCCATCAGAGATGCCATTTCTGCGGTGGGCAGGCCTGCCATTGAAGTGCACATTTCGAACATCCACAAAAGAGAGGATTTCAGGAGGACCTCATACGTCGCCGGTGTCGCCACGGGTCAGATCAGCGGCCTTGGCGTTGAAGGATATCTCCTTGCCGTACGAGCCAGCCGGAAGATCCTGAACGGATGA
- a CDS encoding roadblock/LC7 domain-containing protein — translation MDFSDILKEAVEKVDGAVAAMILASDGIPVQEFVSEKLIDLTGLGAEASAMIRDVGYAAENLGLGQAREFSIVSDTCGIIMRKINDDYYFSLVIKPEGNYGKGRYVLKTMIPRIEHEF, via the coding sequence ATGGATTTCTCGGACATTCTTAAAGAGGCGGTAGAAAAAGTTGACGGTGCCGTTGCGGCGATGATCCTTGCCTCTGACGGTATTCCTGTTCAGGAGTTTGTTTCCGAGAAGCTCATAGACTTGACAGGGCTTGGCGCCGAGGCCTCTGCAATGATCAGGGACGTTGGCTATGCTGCCGAGAACCTGGGACTGGGCCAGGCCAGGGAATTTTCGATCGTTTCAGATACCTGCGGCATCATCATGCGGAAGATCAACGACGATTATTATTTTTCTCTCGTCATAAAGCCTGAGGGTAATTACGGAAAGGGACGTTACGTCCTCAAAACAATGATCCCCAGGATAGAACACGAATTCTAA
- a CDS encoding tetratricopeptide repeat protein, producing the protein MASKDIEKLKEKFDKDPNSKLFLPLAEEYRKEGMLEEAIEVLQKGLEKHVSYTSARVLLGKTYLEKGMLEEARKEFEGVIKIVPDNLFAHKKLAEVYRDTGETDLAIKSYKAILKLNPMDEESLGSLRDIEAVFSPAQPAQEAGKTDSSYGEVRMPEAEEEPAPADIHIGEEIHIEAPDIQVEHSEDELNAFKDSLFGDKSGLGGELEHDDEIHVEAPEEAEEAGTASISDDEVAAIEDLSFEDVGESTAPEISMAVSEPFIASEDAEETIELLEEPLEIAEEPVIAGFEEVPAAPKQEVADLSDADRFVADGKFAEAMGVYRKFLAGDPNDKRVLQRVDELRSLLKLLGKDKEVLIDKLNAFLEGIQKGRDGFLGHS; encoded by the coding sequence ATGGCATCCAAGGACATAGAAAAACTCAAAGAGAAGTTTGATAAAGACCCCAATTCGAAGCTTTTTCTGCCCCTTGCGGAGGAATATAGAAAAGAAGGCATGCTGGAAGAGGCGATAGAGGTGCTGCAGAAGGGGCTTGAAAAGCATGTCTCCTATACCAGTGCCCGGGTTCTGTTAGGAAAGACCTACCTGGAGAAGGGCATGCTGGAAGAGGCCCGGAAGGAATTCGAAGGCGTTATAAAGATCGTTCCGGACAACCTGTTTGCACACAAAAAACTTGCAGAGGTGTACCGGGATACCGGCGAGACTGATCTTGCCATAAAGTCGTATAAGGCCATTCTGAAGCTTAATCCGATGGATGAAGAGTCGTTAGGCAGTTTGAGGGATATCGAAGCAGTCTTCTCTCCTGCTCAGCCCGCTCAGGAGGCAGGGAAAACAGACTCATCATATGGTGAGGTCAGGATGCCTGAAGCTGAGGAAGAGCCCGCTCCTGCTGATATCCATATTGGGGAAGAGATCCATATTGAGGCTCCCGATATTCAGGTCGAGCACTCTGAAGATGAACTGAACGCTTTCAAGGACTCGCTTTTTGGTGACAAGTCAGGCCTGGGCGGCGAGCTTGAGCATGATGACGAGATTCACGTTGAGGCACCGGAGGAGGCTGAAGAAGCAGGAACCGCTTCTATTTCAGATGACGAGGTTGCTGCTATAGAGGACCTGTCGTTCGAGGATGTTGGCGAGTCGACAGCGCCGGAGATCAGTATGGCTGTCAGCGAGCCTTTCATTGCTTCAGAAGATGCTGAAGAGACGATCGAACTTCTGGAGGAGCCGCTTGAAATTGCTGAAGAACCGGTTATTGCGGGTTTCGAAGAAGTGCCTGCAGCGCCGAAGCAGGAAGTGGCAGATCTTTCAGACGCTGACCGGTTCGTGGCAGACGGAAAATTCGCAGAGGCGATGGGAGTATACAGAAAATTTCTTGCCGGTGATCCGAATGATAAGAGGGTCCTCCAGCGGGTTGATGAACTCAGGTCGCTTTTGAAGCTCCTGGGCAAGGACAAAGAAGTACTCATAGATAAATTGAACGCATTTCTTGAAGGGATACAGAAGGGGCGCGATGGATTTCTCGGACATTCTTAA
- the coaBC gene encoding bifunctional phosphopantothenoylcysteine decarboxylase/phosphopantothenate--cysteine ligase CoaBC, whose product MTNLKNRSVLLGVSGGVAAYKAAELARRLKDKGASVTVMMTGAAQQFITPLSLQVASQNTVYTSLFQEPLTHISLPAAADIMVIAPATANIIAKFANGIADDILSTAFLAFRGPVIIAPSMNVKMYEHPVVQENLRKLRSLGIIQTGPDCGPLACGEEGTGRLAEVQEIIDAVIAALTPQDLAGQKIVVTAGPTREYLDPVRFISNRSSGKMGFSLAKAARNRGASVVLISGPTSLDSPQGVIFRGVETSDEMLSAVREETDKGVSALIMAAAVADFRPAKQSKVKVEKKELSSLSLTPTEDIVSRIAQGKKRPFIIGFAAETGRRIDRARDKMKRKKMDMIVFNDVTEKGAGFETETNRVSIIDKNSLTQTELMSKDDIADAILDRYLAIKT is encoded by the coding sequence CTGACGAACCTGAAGAATAGATCAGTCCTTCTCGGCGTATCCGGCGGTGTTGCAGCGTACAAGGCTGCAGAGCTTGCCCGGAGACTTAAGGATAAAGGCGCCTCGGTCACGGTTATGATGACCGGGGCAGCCCAGCAGTTTATAACCCCTCTTTCTCTGCAGGTCGCATCACAGAACACCGTTTATACTTCGCTGTTTCAGGAACCCCTTACGCATATCTCTCTCCCTGCTGCAGCGGATATCATGGTTATCGCTCCGGCTACGGCAAATATCATTGCCAAGTTTGCGAATGGCATAGCTGACGACATCCTCTCGACCGCGTTTCTTGCCTTTCGCGGTCCTGTGATCATTGCGCCCTCCATGAACGTGAAGATGTATGAACACCCCGTTGTTCAGGAAAACCTCAGGAAACTGCGTTCACTCGGCATTATCCAGACAGGTCCTGACTGCGGACCTCTTGCCTGCGGAGAGGAAGGAACCGGAAGGCTTGCAGAGGTGCAGGAGATTATCGATGCAGTCATTGCTGCGTTAACTCCGCAGGACCTGGCCGGGCAGAAGATCGTTGTGACCGCAGGGCCGACACGCGAGTATCTTGATCCTGTCAGATTTATTTCGAACCGGTCTTCAGGGAAGATGGGTTTCAGCCTTGCAAAGGCCGCCAGAAATCGCGGCGCGTCGGTTGTGCTGATCAGCGGCCCCACATCCCTCGATAGCCCGCAGGGTGTAATCTTCAGAGGGGTTGAAACTTCGGATGAGATGTTGTCTGCAGTCAGGGAAGAAACGGATAAAGGCGTTTCTGCCCTGATCATGGCAGCTGCCGTAGCAGACTTCAGGCCAGCTAAACAGTCAAAGGTGAAGGTAGAGAAAAAGGAGCTGTCATCTCTTTCATTAACCCCGACAGAGGACATTGTGAGCCGTATTGCACAAGGGAAAAAGAGGCCTTTTATCATCGGGTTTGCCGCCGAGACCGGCAGAAGGATCGACCGGGCCAGGGATAAGATGAAGAGAAAGAAGATGGACATGATCGTCTTCAATGATGTTACTGAAAAAGGGGCAGGGTTTGAAACTGAAACGAACAGGGTGAGCATTATCGATAAGAACAGTTTAACGCAGACCGAACTCATGAGCAAAGACGATATTGCCGATGCCATACTGGACCGCTATCTTGCTATCAAAACTTGA
- the rpoZ gene encoding DNA-directed RNA polymerase subunit omega, translated as MDIISLPAEIDHKKIDGKFRLVSIATQRAKELSLGAKPRIITKSKKVTTIAIEEAVQDKLEFITGEEARIAMEKAGKLDYRKLLEESRKIAAGEDLTELEKDLKVYLHEKEKGTGGFDKMAFDELFGGKKEKEPAADEPEE; from the coding sequence ATGGACATTATTTCCCTGCCGGCGGAGATTGATCATAAGAAGATCGATGGCAAATTCAGGCTTGTAAGCATTGCCACCCAGAGGGCGAAGGAACTTTCCCTCGGAGCAAAGCCGAGAATCATAACAAAATCGAAAAAGGTTACCACGATTGCGATCGAAGAAGCAGTACAGGACAAACTTGAATTCATCACCGGTGAAGAGGCAAGGATAGCCATGGAAAAGGCAGGAAAGCTTGATTACCGGAAGCTTCTTGAAGAGAGCAGGAAGATTGCCGCAGGCGAGGATCTGACCGAGCTTGAAAAGGACCTGAAGGTCTACCTCCACGAGAAGGAGAAGGGGACCGGGGGCTTTGACAAAATGGCCTTTGACGAACTTTTCGGCGGCAAAAAGGAAAAGGAACCAGCAGCTGACGAACCTGAAGAATAG